The Raoultibacter phocaeensis genome includes a window with the following:
- a CDS encoding EAL domain-containing protein, giving the protein MTIARGVNEHDKVFFDSVLAGLSELVYMCDAETYELVYLNQAGVELFGTDIVGKPCYEVLQGKSEPCSFCTNDRLGFETFYEWEHTNETTGGHYLLRDKLLDWDGRAVRLEIAFDITDRTRESELFRFQAEANAMVVESAKLLERETGFSLALDEVLGKLGTFLCADRAYVFEIEGERMSNTYEWCNAGVQPHKSELQNMPLSLIDHWLARFKGGEAAVIEDVRELPDDRADERAVLVAQDIVSLVAVPIEIDGRLAGYLGIDNPAVGGLEAIEMQLVGLTYFVAANMKRAATQRQLDELTWNDPLTRARSRAAFHRDYDRGRFECIGMALIDVDRLSIVNRELGRSAGDELLSDTARCLHSVFGEGVYRVGDDEFCAVSTPIGYEEFADLSVRAMQRLGDEGIHASLGSAWHGACDSTAGLLDLAGDRMRSAKRGRHRATDLGVDLASDAAVSTLLRPGGAKCAAEAGLLSIHLMPQASAVTGEILGAEALIRFCDRERGMQALPSSFIPALEDMGEIAEVDFFALSKACETIARWQREGRNPVPLAVNFSRRTIGDEGFVARISDTVASYGLDPSFIEIEITESAREESEALLHDVADGLRSSGFRVAIDDFGVDNANYQLFIQLEFDVLKIDKSLVWGLGTEARTMQVIQNLVDLCNGLGIETVAEGIESKEQLTALREAGCTRAQGYSIGKPKPIEEFERRFMR; this is encoded by the coding sequence ATGACGATCGCGCGCGGAGTGAACGAGCACGACAAGGTCTTTTTCGATTCGGTTCTTGCGGGCTTATCGGAGCTCGTATACATGTGCGATGCCGAAACCTATGAACTCGTGTACCTCAATCAGGCCGGCGTCGAGCTGTTCGGCACCGACATCGTGGGAAAACCTTGTTACGAAGTGCTTCAGGGAAAGAGCGAGCCCTGCTCGTTTTGCACGAACGATCGTCTCGGGTTCGAAACGTTCTACGAGTGGGAGCATACGAACGAAACGACGGGCGGACACTATCTGCTGCGCGATAAGCTGCTGGACTGGGATGGCCGTGCCGTGCGACTGGAGATCGCATTCGACATCACCGATCGCACCCGGGAAAGCGAGTTGTTTCGCTTTCAGGCCGAGGCGAACGCCATGGTCGTTGAAAGCGCCAAGCTTCTCGAGAGGGAGACCGGGTTCTCGCTCGCGCTTGACGAAGTGCTCGGCAAGCTCGGAACGTTTCTATGCGCCGATCGGGCGTATGTGTTCGAAATCGAAGGGGAGCGCATGTCGAACACGTACGAATGGTGCAACGCAGGCGTGCAGCCGCACAAAAGCGAGCTGCAGAATATGCCGCTTTCCCTTATCGACCATTGGCTTGCGAGGTTTAAGGGGGGCGAAGCGGCTGTGATCGAAGACGTACGCGAACTTCCCGACGACCGCGCCGACGAGCGTGCTGTGTTGGTTGCCCAGGACATCGTTTCGCTTGTGGCGGTTCCGATCGAAATCGACGGCCGACTTGCGGGCTATCTCGGGATCGACAACCCTGCGGTCGGAGGCCTCGAAGCGATCGAAATGCAGCTTGTCGGTCTGACGTATTTCGTAGCGGCGAACATGAAACGAGCTGCAACGCAGCGACAGCTCGACGAGCTCACGTGGAACGATCCCCTCACCCGTGCACGTTCGCGCGCTGCGTTCCATCGTGATTACGATCGAGGCAGGTTCGAGTGCATCGGGATGGCGCTCATCGATGTCGATCGGCTTTCGATTGTCAACCGCGAGCTGGGGCGATCAGCGGGCGACGAGCTTTTGTCTGACACCGCGCGGTGCCTGCACAGTGTGTTCGGCGAGGGGGTGTACCGCGTAGGAGATGACGAGTTCTGCGCTGTTTCAACGCCCATCGGATACGAGGAGTTCGCCGATTTGTCCGTGCGGGCAATGCAGCGCCTCGGCGACGAGGGTATTCATGCTTCCCTCGGGTCTGCGTGGCATGGCGCGTGCGACAGCACGGCGGGTCTGCTCGATCTTGCGGGCGACCGTATGCGCAGCGCGAAACGGGGCCGCCATCGGGCAACCGATCTGGGTGTCGATCTGGCCTCCGATGCTGCAGTGAGCACGCTGTTGCGCCCAGGCGGGGCGAAGTGCGCTGCAGAAGCGGGTTTGCTGAGCATTCACCTTATGCCTCAGGCGTCGGCTGTTACAGGCGAAATACTCGGTGCAGAAGCTCTCATCCGGTTTTGCGATAGAGAACGGGGCATGCAGGCGCTTCCGTCCTCGTTCATACCCGCGCTCGAAGATATGGGCGAGATCGCCGAAGTCGATTTCTTCGCGCTTTCGAAAGCGTGCGAAACGATTGCGCGATGGCAGCGCGAGGGAAGAAACCCCGTGCCGTTGGCAGTGAACTTCTCGCGGCGCACGATCGGCGACGAGGGGTTCGTTGCGCGGATTTCCGATACGGTGGCATCGTACGGCCTCGATCCTTCGTTCATCGAAATCGAGATCACCGAATCGGCGCGCGAAGAAAGCGAGGCGTTGCTGCACGACGTTGCTGACGGGCTGAGGAGTTCGGGCTTTCGCGTCGCCATCGACGATTTCGGAGTCGATAACGCCAACTACCAGCTGTTTATCCAACTTGAGTTTGACGTGCTGAAAATCGACAAGTCGCTCGTATGGGGCCTCGGTACCGAAGCCCGCACGATGCAGGTGATTCAGAACCTCGTCGATTTGTGCAACGGCTTGGGCATCGAGACGGTTGCCGAAGGCATCGAATCGAAAGAGCAGTTGACCGCGCTTCGCGAGGCGGGCTGTACGCGGGCGCAGGGCTATAGCATAGGAAAGCCTAAGCCCATCGAAGAATTCGAGCGACGCTTCATGAGGTAG
- a CDS encoding PucR family transcriptional regulator, whose translation MITVADILALPAFEWVEPIARCPGAEAREVRNVGILDCSPDKDDGYLSYIPGEFIVTNLGFAQDDPELSERSLLVLIERGVSAIALKKVYRPIVSKRVCAASLEAGVPLYFYDGGYHEVVAYQALDLIGRDGEQSSKGRILDNLLSGHDPQATRAALFELAGTTGSTMQCIAVAPRALDDCSLYATLDALAAVLVDFQYDWDVVDTAFAFRYHGALLAFVSYTQPPARVRSRSEGDLIARILAIGPVALGVGEETPLSDGDISVREALAAVKTARIEGDDVVRWADLHHDAFRAAANESRLFWRTAALHRALLEECDDANGTELAMTCEAVARAYGDVRRAAETLHQHPNTIRYRLRKAKTVLGMADSPDREFVFLLGLVFLDQTNPLVQH comes from the coding sequence ATGATCACGGTTGCAGACATACTCGCGCTCCCCGCCTTCGAATGGGTAGAACCCATTGCGCGCTGCCCCGGTGCCGAAGCGCGCGAGGTGCGCAACGTGGGCATCCTCGACTGCTCCCCCGACAAAGATGACGGATACCTGTCCTATATACCCGGCGAGTTCATCGTAACGAACCTTGGTTTCGCCCAAGATGATCCCGAGCTGTCCGAACGATCGCTCTTGGTTTTGATCGAGCGCGGCGTATCGGCTATCGCCTTGAAAAAAGTGTACCGCCCCATCGTAAGCAAGCGCGTCTGTGCGGCCAGCCTTGAGGCGGGCGTGCCCCTGTACTTCTACGACGGAGGCTACCATGAAGTAGTGGCTTATCAGGCGCTTGACCTCATCGGCCGCGATGGCGAGCAGTCAAGTAAAGGACGCATTCTGGACAACCTGCTTTCAGGCCATGATCCCCAAGCAACGCGTGCGGCTCTCTTCGAGCTCGCAGGCACTACGGGATCGACCATGCAGTGCATCGCCGTTGCCCCTCGTGCACTCGATGATTGCTCGCTGTACGCAACGCTTGATGCACTCGCTGCCGTACTGGTCGATTTCCAATACGATTGGGATGTGGTGGATACGGCGTTCGCCTTTCGCTACCACGGCGCGCTGCTCGCATTCGTTTCCTACACGCAGCCGCCTGCACGCGTCCGTTCACGTTCAGAGGGCGATCTTATCGCACGCATACTCGCCATAGGCCCGGTAGCGCTCGGGGTAGGCGAGGAAACGCCGCTCTCTGACGGCGACATAAGCGTACGTGAAGCGCTTGCCGCGGTCAAAACCGCGCGCATCGAGGGAGACGACGTCGTGCGTTGGGCCGATTTGCACCATGACGCTTTTCGCGCCGCAGCAAATGAAAGCCGTCTGTTTTGGCGTACGGCGGCGCTACATCGCGCTCTTCTTGAAGAATGCGACGATGCCAACGGCACGGAGCTTGCGATGACCTGCGAAGCCGTAGCGCGAGCGTACGGCGATGTGCGCCGTGCAGCCGAAACCCTCCACCAGCACCCGAACACCATTCGCTACCGTTTGCGCAAGGCGAAAACGGTGCTGGGAATGGCCGATTCCCCCGATCGGGAATTTGTTTTCTTGCTGGGTCTCGTATTTTTAGATCAGACGAATCCCCTCGTACAGCACTGA
- a CDS encoding cell wall-binding repeat-containing protein, with protein sequence MRSAKHFKTPLLVLFSACLLIGGICANTASAYADMAADSGFIVPVKQKTNVPEDYVGIYTADDLNSVRNDLKSNYILMDDIDLSGWGNWQPIGLSVDALNAFEGHFDGNGHVVKNMTINARDTDYSLPASSHKDGAAPHFGLFARFFDEGVCNLGMVNCSITIETKSKVLVGCIAGRASSDLNASRQEGSLDNCYASGEIAVTGNSTEEYKFPDAYIGGIAGAIDNNEVNYCRSSVNISASMYSVNGNYSSGVGASVIAGGIAGNNAASSFSSINTGSLYAKAVCIEGSTSIDAAGINGSGDCNRCINAGDITAETTAGDLTLCQVRGLANYYSAYDSCNIGDISVSTNKDYQFKVSGASNFSYRCYSTGNITTSGPVYVDYIGGAEETDYWGNPGQSYYLDTAVLQGIYETSTGVPLSSNAMQQQSSFVGWDFETVWQMGSGDYPYPILRMLATTPPDDPDTPKHFATDPLVQLATCELAAFNPGSSWVGKTVDDFLASAPFQANDKAIWKGQDQQYSDFFSSVLKGYEFASANGEGPKKHVALKDPATGDIVLALDPKGIITYASSFNSLLQSETKGCFDGAMEVCREVKNANPEAPIHVTGSFLGGMAASYASITSGSPCNVFNASAGYGAKLSWLTQGEFVDGNNFEGIDRPICTNYYASSMRLLYGYGTDVLSSVEVDANPGGSKYRLNSLYEAAEDGFALCSGTSIFPAAEAKTFYVADAEAVLESVKESVNNLDSGKPDLSFATKNTQITLGTTGKDVKLTGMDDALGPYNMFLPQIMYTGSGQGDTMRGGQTADIFVAGAGSSRFTGNEGSDLYVIGDGADVHISDTCASDGNVLCKGLMGVMKTIVFTNLEQPSKVKEGLEDVLDSAVEILTDTKQDTIVFRNCSFDDMEISLVDASFPNTDYYEIKAGSSTVQVQKRFFLKRDFLLVDASASGENARKAEGKNLEALYKEKNGIAREASLGVYEAEPTVDASNVVTVHLQGVDATVSVRDVTSGNELFALSSAEDLDYCDAYGTYTSCAETGCVDAAYDASKVNMVLTGGEVSRIATNTTVGDMESSVSYRDWVFPSEHNEVEVRADGEVRLVEHANGSENQLGTDTVTADDIENSTSTEAKDIAWATISEIPDQIWTGTPIAPTIEVSYEGMPLEEGIDYSLSFEGNGGVGKATVIVIGKGLFTGEKRLSFTIYAPNPDPQPQPATVSRLGGADRYATMALVSQAAFPEKGSCGTVIVARGDDFPDALAAAGLAGVHGGQVLLTQTSYLTADAKAEIKRLGADRAFVIGDKHSVSDKAFGEIRSLVGGNASRLGGADRYETALKIYKAGSGGWGKTAIVAIGTKAPDALSASPVAYAMKAPIFLADGNGNLSPAVLGEIAGGGFDTVLIMGSKYSVSASAENSLKKFADTIRFSGSDRYETSQLVADWALRNGFTCRNVVVTAGYDGKFADALVASSLGGMSASPLLLADNGSVADRQISKVIKPNKGSISKAYVIGDKNSLSNATYTAIQRAVS encoded by the coding sequence ATGAGGAGCGCAAAACACTTCAAGACACCTCTACTTGTATTATTTAGCGCATGCCTTTTGATAGGCGGTATTTGCGCGAATACCGCCTCTGCATATGCAGACATGGCTGCTGACAGTGGTTTTATCGTCCCGGTAAAACAGAAGACCAATGTGCCGGAAGATTATGTCGGCATCTACACGGCAGATGATTTGAATAGCGTACGCAACGATCTAAAATCCAATTATATTCTAATGGATGACATCGATTTATCTGGTTGGGGGAATTGGCAACCGATCGGATTGAGCGTTGACGCCTTAAACGCATTCGAAGGCCATTTTGACGGAAACGGTCATGTTGTGAAGAATATGACTATCAACGCAAGGGATACCGATTATTCTCTTCCCGCTTCCTCTCACAAAGACGGTGCTGCGCCTCATTTCGGTTTGTTCGCTCGTTTTTTCGACGAAGGAGTTTGTAATCTTGGAATGGTTAACTGCAGTATAACTATCGAGACGAAGTCAAAGGTTTTGGTCGGCTGTATCGCAGGTCGGGCGTCTAGTGATCTCAATGCATCACGCCAAGAAGGTTCGCTCGATAATTGTTACGCAAGCGGGGAGATTGCAGTAACGGGAAATTCCACCGAAGAATACAAATTCCCGGATGCTTACATTGGCGGCATCGCCGGAGCAATAGACAATAACGAAGTCAACTATTGTCGAAGCTCAGTCAATATCTCTGCCTCCATGTACAGCGTTAACGGTAACTACAGTTCAGGCGTCGGTGCTAGCGTCATCGCCGGCGGCATCGCGGGCAATAATGCCGCGTCTTCTTTTAGCTCCATAAATACTGGCTCTCTTTACGCAAAAGCTGTCTGCATCGAAGGCTCAACCAGTATCGATGCAGCTGGCATTAACGGTTCAGGCGATTGTAATCGCTGCATCAATGCAGGCGATATCACTGCAGAAACCACAGCAGGAGATCTAACGCTATGCCAAGTCAGAGGTCTTGCTAATTACTATAGCGCTTATGACAGTTGCAATATTGGCGATATATCCGTTTCAACTAATAAGGACTATCAATTCAAAGTCTCTGGTGCCTCTAACTTTTCTTACAGATGCTATAGCACAGGAAACATCACTACGTCGGGCCCCGTTTACGTCGATTATATCGGTGGTGCAGAAGAAACCGACTATTGGGGCAATCCTGGCCAAAGCTATTATCTGGATACGGCTGTGCTACAGGGGATATATGAAACGTCGACAGGAGTTCCACTCTCTTCAAATGCCATGCAGCAACAATCTTCATTCGTCGGTTGGGATTTCGAAACCGTATGGCAAATGGGCTCGGGTGACTACCCCTACCCCATCCTTCGCATGCTTGCTACTACGCCCCCCGACGACCCCGATACCCCGAAACACTTCGCAACGGATCCGCTCGTGCAGCTTGCAACCTGCGAGCTGGCTGCGTTCAATCCCGGTTCTTCGTGGGTTGGTAAGACGGTCGACGATTTCCTGGCGTCCGCCCCCTTCCAAGCGAACGACAAGGCGATCTGGAAAGGGCAGGACCAACAATACTCGGACTTCTTCTCTTCCGTACTGAAGGGCTACGAATTCGCAAGCGCGAACGGCGAAGGTCCGAAGAAGCACGTGGCTTTGAAAGACCCTGCTACGGGAGACATCGTCTTGGCGCTCGACCCGAAGGGCATCATCACCTACGCCAGCAGCTTCAACTCGCTTTTGCAGAGCGAAACAAAAGGGTGCTTCGACGGCGCCATGGAGGTGTGCCGAGAGGTAAAGAACGCCAATCCGGAAGCCCCGATCCATGTGACGGGCAGTTTCCTGGGCGGTATGGCGGCATCGTACGCATCGATCACGTCAGGCAGCCCTTGCAACGTGTTCAATGCTTCCGCCGGATACGGCGCCAAGCTATCCTGGCTCACGCAGGGCGAATTCGTGGACGGGAACAACTTCGAGGGGATCGACCGCCCTATATGCACCAACTACTACGCCTCTTCAATGAGACTTCTGTACGGGTATGGGACAGATGTTCTCTCTTCCGTTGAGGTGGATGCGAATCCAGGCGGATCGAAGTACCGGCTGAACTCGCTGTACGAAGCGGCGGAAGACGGTTTTGCGCTGTGCTCGGGAACTTCCATCTTTCCAGCTGCTGAGGCCAAAACCTTTTACGTTGCCGATGCGGAAGCCGTTCTGGAGTCAGTCAAGGAATCGGTCAACAACCTTGACAGCGGAAAGCCGGACCTTTCCTTCGCGACGAAGAACACCCAGATTACTTTGGGAACGACGGGGAAAGACGTAAAGCTGACGGGCATGGACGATGCCCTGGGTCCATACAATATGTTCCTTCCCCAGATCATGTACACCGGCTCTGGCCAAGGCGATACCATGCGCGGCGGCCAAACGGCCGACATCTTCGTTGCCGGCGCCGGCTCCTCCCGCTTCACGGGCAACGAGGGATCCGACCTGTACGTCATCGGCGACGGCGCCGACGTCCACATCAGCGACACGTGCGCGTCGGACGGAAACGTTCTCTGCAAGGGGCTTATGGGCGTCATGAAGACGATCGTTTTCACCAACCTCGAGCAGCCAAGCAAAGTAAAGGAAGGACTTGAAGACGTCCTCGACTCAGCGGTTGAGATCCTGACCGACACGAAGCAGGACACCATCGTATTTCGCAATTGCTCGTTCGACGATATGGAAATTTCGCTCGTTGACGCTTCGTTCCCGAACACCGATTACTACGAGATCAAGGCAGGCAGCAGCACCGTCCAGGTGCAAAAGCGCTTCTTCCTGAAGCGCGATTTCCTGCTTGTGGATGCCAGCGCTAGCGGCGAAAACGCCCGCAAGGCGGAGGGTAAGAACCTCGAGGCGTTGTACAAGGAAAAGAACGGAATTGCCAGAGAAGCCTCGCTTGGAGTATACGAAGCGGAGCCGACAGTAGACGCCTCCAACGTTGTCACCGTCCATCTCCAAGGCGTCGATGCGACAGTCAGCGTACGAGACGTAACAAGCGGCAACGAGCTCTTCGCGCTCAGCTCGGCCGAAGACCTCGACTATTGCGATGCATACGGAACCTACACCAGCTGCGCTGAAACGGGCTGCGTCGACGCAGCCTATGATGCCTCGAAAGTGAATATGGTTCTGACGGGCGGAGAGGTATCGCGCATCGCCACGAACACGACGGTAGGGGACATGGAGAGCAGCGTCTCCTACAGGGACTGGGTTTTTCCGAGCGAGCACAACGAGGTTGAGGTGAGAGCCGACGGCGAGGTACGACTCGTTGAGCACGCCAACGGGTCTGAAAATCAGCTTGGTACCGATACCGTTACGGCGGATGATATCGAGAATTCCACCTCGACAGAGGCGAAGGATATCGCTTGGGCGACCATTTCGGAAATACCGGATCAGATATGGACGGGAACCCCCATCGCCCCAACCATTGAGGTGTCTTACGAGGGGATGCCCTTGGAAGAGGGGATCGACTATAGCCTTTCCTTCGAAGGCAATGGAGGTGTTGGCAAAGCGACGGTTATCGTCATCGGCAAAGGACTTTTCACGGGAGAGAAGCGCCTTTCTTTCACCATTTACGCTCCCAATCCCGATCCCCAGCCACAGCCGGCTACCGTCTCCCGCCTCGGCGGCGCAGACCGCTATGCTACCATGGCGCTCGTCTCGCAGGCGGCTTTCCCTGAAAAAGGGTCGTGCGGGACGGTCATCGTGGCGCGCGGCGACGACTTCCCCGACGCTCTCGCGGCAGCGGGGCTCGCGGGCGTGCACGGCGGGCAGGTTCTTCTCACCCAGACGTCCTACCTGACGGCCGACGCCAAAGCGGAGATCAAGCGTCTAGGCGCGGATAGGGCCTTTGTGATTGGAGACAAACACTCCGTTTCAGACAAAGCTTTCGGCGAAATCAGATCCCTCGTCGGAGGAAACGCCTCCCGACTGGGCGGTGCCGACCGGTACGAGACGGCGCTCAAGATCTACAAGGCGGGATCGGGCGGCTGGGGGAAGACGGCCATCGTCGCAATCGGAACCAAGGCCCCCGACGCGCTTTCGGCCTCCCCCGTCGCCTACGCGATGAAAGCGCCGATCTTCCTCGCTGATGGAAACGGCAACCTCTCGCCAGCCGTGCTCGGCGAGATCGCGGGGGGAGGGTTCGACACCGTGCTCATCATGGGGTCGAAATACTCGGTATCCGCCTCTGCCGAGAATTCGCTGAAGAAGTTCGCCGACACGATCCGGTTCTCCGGCAGCGACCGGTACGAAACCTCGCAGCTCGTCGCCGACTGGGCCCTCCGCAACGGATTCACGTGCAGGAACGTCGTCGTAACGGCAGGATACGACGGCAAGTTCGCCGACGCCCTCGTCGCCTCGTCCCTAGGCGGGATGAGCGCATCGCCGCTTCTTCTGGCGGATAACGGCTCCGTCGCCGATCGGCAGATCTCGAAAGTGATAAAACCCAACAAGGGGAGCATCTCGAAAGCCTACGTGATCGGAGACAAAAACAGCCTCTCGAATGCAACCTATACAGCCATACAGAGGGCTGTCTCATGA
- a CDS encoding IS1249 family transposase, with protein sequence MTSQRCPVCGGNMKRHGKTAAGSQRWQCMSCKATKTRKIDSGAKKLDAFLGWLLSAKTQAGMPGQGRSFRRAAERFWKIWPIAPACDEIHHVVYVDGIWLGRNAVVLIACTKDHVIGWHAARSENSGAWAALMARIAPPDVVATDGGSGFEKARRAVWPHTRVQRCTFHAFCQVKRQTTTRPKLQAGVELYGVAKGLLHVADADGAAAWTAEFAMWCSRWESYLKQKTMVEGRMQYRHERLRRARRGLEKLVRANVLFTYIDESLLEQGGVPATTNLIEGGVNAQLRAMLRCHRGMKIDRRIKAVSWWCLMHTENPPSAAAILQEMPTDGSIADLYRSLEGSNDTESAIAQWGTAVAWHELHSSGGYKMDYD encoded by the coding sequence ATGACTTCCCAAAGATGTCCTGTGTGCGGGGGCAATATGAAGCGCCATGGCAAGACCGCTGCCGGCTCCCAGAGGTGGCAGTGCATGTCCTGCAAGGCGACTAAAACGCGCAAGATAGACAGCGGCGCAAAGAAGCTCGACGCCTTTCTCGGGTGGCTCTTGTCTGCAAAGACCCAAGCCGGGATGCCGGGGCAGGGACGCAGCTTCAGAAGAGCGGCCGAAAGGTTCTGGAAGATATGGCCGATAGCCCCTGCGTGCGACGAGATCCACCACGTCGTATACGTAGACGGGATTTGGCTTGGCAGAAATGCCGTAGTGCTCATCGCCTGCACGAAAGACCACGTTATCGGATGGCATGCGGCAAGAAGCGAGAACTCAGGCGCATGGGCGGCCCTCATGGCCCGTATCGCTCCGCCCGATGTCGTAGCGACCGACGGGGGAAGCGGATTCGAGAAGGCGCGACGTGCGGTGTGGCCGCATACCCGCGTGCAGCGATGCACCTTCCATGCCTTTTGCCAGGTGAAACGGCAAACTACGACAAGACCGAAGCTTCAGGCGGGAGTCGAGCTCTACGGCGTCGCCAAGGGTCTTTTGCACGTTGCCGACGCCGACGGAGCCGCGGCATGGACGGCGGAGTTTGCCATGTGGTGCTCGCGGTGGGAGAGCTATCTCAAGCAGAAGACCATGGTTGAGGGGAGGATGCAGTACAGGCACGAAAGGCTCAGACGCGCCCGGAGAGGACTCGAGAAGCTTGTCCGTGCAAACGTCTTGTTCACCTACATCGATGAGAGCCTGCTCGAGCAAGGCGGCGTTCCTGCTACCACGAACCTGATCGAAGGCGGGGTGAATGCACAGCTGCGCGCGATGCTTCGATGCCACCGCGGCATGAAGATCGACAGACGTATCAAGGCCGTGTCGTGGTGGTGCCTCATGCATACCGAAAACCCGCCCTCGGCAGCGGCCATCTTGCAAGAGATGCCAACCGATGGCTCCATAGCCGATCTGTATCGCTCGCTTGAAGGATCAAACGACACCGAATCTGCAATCGCCCAATGGGGAACTGCTGTCGCATGGCACGAGCTTCATTCGAGTGGGGGTTATAAGATGGACTACGACTGA
- a CDS encoding site-specific integrase: protein MKIKGKGHLEHVADGVWRGRFSLGPDSDRPGKYLYTPKRTFYCEEEWEARSQFEAYRIELEEYGIPDKDVAYLGAYAERWLLLREGTHGSPRTADRERSDVRNIQRLFPNVKLKNLTVGVIKTAYKDARDSGRFDKELYQINKRLRQILKEAVKEGQIRRNPADDVVVPKPEPEPKDYLDPERLVKFNTALRTLPMCGEVIGAQMLLRTGIRPAEMYGSSWKFLDEEASRLFIGEQYSNDLQLRRPKSRASRDWVVIDSELLAMLLTWKRIQKDELERIGVEQTPETPIASNSLGGRFDPTNYGRWFRNFCVDNGFGEYTVVTKTFERDGKTITRGRGYVGLCPNMFRDIQATELVGVLKVDARTLQSRLRHSDPRTSLKYYTHPMLENEYQAAEGFAKLVRGEVTAPAMPTPALPANLDLGALAQLVDLLQALQQQGVLPAPPTAPIGIPAAVQAPTGVGDPGGGGRGAAWHRAAIGGGETCKLDT, encoded by the coding sequence ATGAAGATCAAGGGGAAAGGACATCTCGAGCACGTCGCCGACGGCGTATGGCGCGGCCGCTTCTCGCTCGGCCCCGACTCTGACCGCCCGGGCAAGTACCTTTACACTCCCAAGCGCACTTTCTACTGCGAGGAGGAGTGGGAAGCGCGAAGCCAGTTCGAGGCCTACCGGATCGAGCTGGAGGAGTACGGGATTCCCGACAAGGATGTCGCCTACCTCGGCGCCTACGCAGAGAGATGGCTTTTGCTGAGGGAGGGCACCCACGGCTCGCCGAGGACCGCCGACCGTGAGCGATCCGACGTGCGCAACATACAGAGGCTCTTTCCGAACGTCAAGCTGAAGAACCTGACGGTCGGCGTGATCAAAACCGCCTACAAGGACGCGAGGGACTCCGGCAGGTTCGACAAGGAACTGTACCAGATCAACAAGCGCCTCCGCCAGATACTGAAGGAGGCGGTCAAGGAGGGGCAGATCCGCAGAAACCCGGCCGACGACGTCGTGGTGCCCAAGCCGGAGCCGGAGCCGAAGGACTACCTCGATCCAGAGAGGCTCGTGAAGTTCAACACGGCGTTGCGCACCCTACCGATGTGCGGCGAGGTGATCGGGGCCCAGATGCTCCTGAGAACCGGCATCAGGCCCGCCGAGATGTACGGGTCGAGCTGGAAATTCCTCGACGAGGAGGCCAGCCGGCTCTTCATCGGCGAGCAATACTCCAATGACTTGCAGCTGAGGAGGCCGAAGAGCAGGGCCAGCCGCGACTGGGTCGTGATCGACAGCGAGCTGCTTGCGATGCTCCTCACTTGGAAGAGGATCCAGAAAGACGAGCTGGAGAGAATCGGGGTGGAGCAGACCCCCGAGACCCCCATCGCCTCCAACAGCCTTGGCGGCCGGTTCGACCCGACCAACTACGGTCGCTGGTTCAGGAACTTCTGCGTCGACAACGGCTTCGGGGAGTACACGGTCGTGACGAAGACGTTCGAGCGGGATGGGAAGACGATCACGAGGGGACGCGGCTACGTCGGACTGTGCCCGAACATGTTCCGCGACATCCAGGCGACGGAGCTGGTCGGCGTGCTCAAGGTCGATGCCAGGACCCTCCAGTCGAGGCTGCGGCACTCGGATCCGAGGACATCGTTGAAGTACTACACGCACCCCATGCTGGAAAACGAGTACCAAGCCGCCGAGGGATTCGCGAAGCTTGTCAGAGGCGAGGTGACGGCACCGGCCATGCCGACCCCCGCGCTTCCCGCGAACCTTGACCTAGGGGCGCTCGCCCAGCTCGTCGACCTCCTGCAAGCGCTCCAGCAGCAAGGAGTGCTCCCCGCTCCGCCTACCGCGCCGATCGGGATCCCGGCAGCCGTCCAAGCTCCGACGGGCGTGGGCGACCCGGGCGGAGGGGGCCGGGGAGCCGCGTGGCATAGGGCCGCCATCGGGGGTGGCGAAACGTGTAAGCTCGATACATGA